In Cucurbita pepo subsp. pepo cultivar mu-cu-16 chromosome LG04, ASM280686v2, whole genome shotgun sequence, the following are encoded in one genomic region:
- the LOC111792211 gene encoding serine/threonine-protein kinase tricorner — MENHQEVESEEEDGVAEEEEEEEEIGVVGSSLTLEKVAAAKQYIENHYKAQKKHIQERKERRSLLERRLASSDVSEEEQINLLKDLEHKETQYIRLKRNKICVEDFDLLTIIGRGAFGEVRLCREKKTGNIYAMKKLKKSEMLSRGQVEHVRAERNLLAEVASHYIVKLYYSFQDAEYLYLIMEYLPGGDMMTLLIREETLTETVARFYIAQSVLAIESIHTHNYIHRDIKPDNLLLDQRGHMKLSDFGLCKPLDCSNLSSINENEVLDDDNLHDTVDVDASVPGKKSGRRWKSPLEQLQHWQINRRKLAFSTVGTPDYIAPEVLLKKGYGVECDWWSLGAIMYEMLVGYPPFYSDDPVTTCRKIVHWKNHLKFPDEIRLSPEAKDLISRLLCDADHRLGTGDADQIKTHPWFKDIEWDKLYDIDAAFKPEVNGELDTQNFMQFDEVDPPPTRTGSGPIRKMFLTPKDLSFVGYTYKNFDAVKGLRHSFDLNSTTSPIRTSSVDSTQSDSALNYSTTYSSGDREAILGSSEDALSQ, encoded by the exons ATGGAGAATCATCAGGAGGTTGAAAGCGAGGAAGAAGATGGAgtggcggaggaggaggaggaggaggaagaaattggAGTCGTGGGTTCGAGCTTGACTTTGGAGAAGGTCGCTGCGGCTAAACAGTATATTGAAAATCATTACAAGGCtcaaaagaaacatattcAAGAACGCAAAGAGAG GCGTTCCTTGCTAGAAAGGAGGTTGGCATCTTCAGATGTctcagaagaagaacaaattaaTCTATTGAAGGATTTGGAGCACAAGGAGACTCAATACATTCGGCTCAAAAGGAATAAGATTTGTGTTGAGGATTTTGACCTTTTGACAATTATTGGGCGAGGTGCTTTTGGGGAG GTTAGACTTTGTCGGGAGAAGAAAACAGGTAACATATATGCTATGAAGAAGCTGAAGAAATCAGAAATGCTCAGCAGAGGACAG GTTGAACATGTCAGAGCTGAAAGGAATTTGCTTGCTGAAGTTGCAAGTCATTACATTGTGAAACTCTATTATTCCTTCCAAGATGCTGAATACTTGTATCTAATCATGGAGTATCTTCCTGGAGGTGACATGATGACTTTACTGATAAGGGAAGAAACTTTGACAGAAACCGTAGCCAGATTTTACATCGCTCAAAGCGTTCTAGCTATCGAGTCGATTCATACACATAACTACATTCACAG AGACATAAAACCGGACAACCTTCTTTTGGACCAAAGGGGTCATATGAAACTGTCTGATTTTGGTCTTTGCAAACCTCTCGACTGTTCAAATCTATCttctataaatgaaaatgaagtcCTTGACGACGATAACTTGCACGACACGGTGGATGTCGATGCGAGCGTTCCAGGGAAGAAAAGTGGGAGGCGTTGGAAGAGCCCCCTTGAACAACTTCAACATTGGCAGATTAACAGAAGGAAACTG GCATTCTCCACGGTTGGCACTCCAGATTATATAGCTCCAGAAGTGTTGCTTAAAAAAGGATATGGTGTTGAATGTGATTG GTGGTCTCTTGGTGCAATAATGTATGAAATGCTTGTTGGTTATCCACCATTTTATTCCGATGATCCAGTAACGACATGCCGAAAG ATTGTGCATTGGAAAAATCACTTAAAATTCCCTGATGAGATAAGGTTATCACCTGAAGCAAAGGACCTGATTAGTAGGCTGCTTTGTGATGCAGACCATCGGCTTGGGACCGGAGACGCCGACCAAATAAAG ACTCATCCTTGGTTCAAAGATATCGAGTGGGACAAACTCTATGATATAGATGCAGCATTTAAGCCTGAGGTCAATGGGGAACTTGATACGCAGAACTTTATGCAATTTGATGAG GTCGATCCACCGCCAACGAGAACGGGATCCGGACCAATAAGGAAG ATGTTCTTGACTCCTAAAGATCTCAGTTTTGTTGGTTATACATACAAAAATTTTGATGCTGTCAAAGGGCTACGCCATTCATTTG ATTTGAACTCAACCACCAGCCCAATTCGGACTTCGTCAGTTGACTCAACACAAA
- the LOC111792266 gene encoding protein ALP1-like, whose protein sequence is MEISSFPFLNQDDLLPIFNLFSEMDDNFSVNHSPKKRRRQDNDDDDDQTQFNKTSFDDDELLKLPFWFDDDKQQHWIMEQKPEFQVSDENLTQFVPKKPRRATPENTHSSPVKGGAGTQHRRLWVKDRSKDWWDQCNHPDFPDEEFRRAFRMSKATFDMICKELDSTVMKKDTMLRVAIPVRQRVAVCIWRLATGEPLRLVSKRFGLGISTCHKLVLEVCSAIRKVLMPKFLQWPEDSKLAKIKQEFESISGIPKVGGSIYTTHIPIIAPKNNVAAYFNKRHTERNQKTSYSITVQGVVDPAGVFTDVCIGWPGSMPDDQVLEKSALFERANMGLLKDVSIVGNSGYPLTDWLLVPYSAQNLTWTQHAFNEKVSEIQGAAKAAFGRLKGRWTCLQKRTEVKLQELPVVLGACCVLHNICEMRKERFDPELKFEFFDDEMVPENNGVRSASAIQARDHIAHNLLHHGLAGTGFL, encoded by the coding sequence atGGAAATTAGTTCGTTCCCATTTCTTAATCAGGACGATTTGTTGCCCATCTTCAACCTCTTCTCTGAAATGGACGACAATTTCAGTGTGAATCACAGCCCCAAAAAGCGGCGCCGACAAGAcaacgacgacgacgacgaccaGACTCAATTCAACAAGACTTCTTTCGACGACGACGAGTTATTAAAGCTCCCCTTCTGGTTCGACGATGACAAACAACAACACTGGATTATGGAACAAAAGCCTGAATTCCAGGTTTCCGATGAGAATTTGACTCAATTCGTACCTAAAAAGCCCCGCCGTGCAACGCCGGAAAATACCCATTCGTCTCCGGTGAAGGGTGGTGCTGGAACACAGCACCGGCGACTATGGGTCAAGGATAGATCCAAGGATTGGTGGGATCAATGCAATCACCCGGATTTCCCTGATGAGGAATTCCGGCGGGCTTTTAGAATGAGTAAAGCGACATTCGATATGATCTGTAAGGAATTGGACTCGACGGTGATGAAAAAAGACACAATGCTTCGTGTCGCGATTCCTGTCCGGCAGCGGGTTGCGGTATGTATATGGCGGTTGGCTACCGGCGAGCCGCTCCGGTTAGTGTCGAAACGGTTTGGGCTTGGAATCTCGACCTGTCATAAATTGGTTCTTGAGGTTTGTTCTGCAATTCGGAAAGTTCTAATGCCGAAATTCCTGCAATGGCCGGAGGATTCGAAATTAGCGAAAATCAAGCAAGAATTCGAGTCGATTTCAGGAATTCCCAAGGTCGGTGGCTCAATTTACACGACCCATATCCCAATAATCGCACCCAAGAACAACGTCGCCGCTTATTTCAACAAACGCCACACGGAACGCAACcaaaaaacatcatattccaTCACCGTGCAAGGCGTTGTCGATCCCGCCGGCGTGTTCACCGACGTATGTATTGGGTGGCCGGGATCCATGCCGGACGATCAAGTTCTTGAAAAATCCGCCCTTTTCGAAAGGGCAAACATGGGTCTTTTAAAGGATGTCAGCATCGTCGGAAATTCAGGGTACCCATTAACGGATTGGCTTTTGGTGCCGTATTCAGCGCAGAATTTGACATGGACGCAACACGCTTTCAACGAGAAGGTATCGGAGATTCAGGGAGCGGCGAAGGCGGCGTTCGGGCGGCTGAAGGGGCGGTGGACTTGCCTGCAGAAGAGGACAGAGGTGAAGCTGCAGGAGCTGCCGGTGGTGCTCGGAGCTTGCTGTGTTCTTCATAATATTTGCGAGATGAGGAAAGAAAGGTTCGATCCAGAGctgaaatttgagttttttgaTGATGAAATGGTGCCGGAGAACAATGGGGTTAGATCTGCGAGCGCCATTCAAGCTAGAGATCATATTGCTCATAATCTTCTGCACCATGGGCTCGCTGGGACTGGGTTTCTTTAG